In Gordonia phthalatica, one genomic interval encodes:
- a CDS encoding DUF4261 domain-containing protein, producing MPSLAMLFQSHLDPTLDGDRLVTQMLTDFPDLDSALLRVEPSKKADAPLSLSYGDQVISLMAFAEPVGDDLGEIAAYSRLWPNDVPAPSDYRAHTIVTVVRAGAAQTHVEAIADAVLMSKVIASAVALTETIVAVYFGSANHVILPALFRDLAIETLPQPMLPAWVALNVAPRPDGIMTGHTRGLDMLGLMDVEIVASRESAEDTFGRIINTSIYQLENGPVIGDGHSIGETDEVEVVVRHAPSQVETDKIVLSLEFPGQEFPVFEPPVDDDAPVEEPKKRRWFKRKR from the coding sequence GTGCCCAGTCTCGCGATGCTGTTCCAGAGCCACCTCGATCCCACCCTCGACGGAGACCGTCTCGTCACGCAGATGCTGACCGACTTCCCCGACCTGGACTCCGCTCTCCTGCGGGTCGAGCCGTCGAAGAAGGCCGACGCGCCCCTGTCGCTGTCGTACGGAGATCAGGTCATCTCGTTGATGGCGTTCGCCGAGCCGGTCGGCGACGACCTCGGCGAGATCGCCGCGTACAGCCGCCTGTGGCCCAACGACGTCCCGGCTCCCTCCGACTACCGCGCACACACCATCGTGACCGTCGTCCGCGCAGGCGCTGCGCAGACGCACGTGGAGGCCATCGCCGACGCAGTACTGATGTCGAAGGTCATCGCCTCGGCGGTTGCCCTCACCGAGACGATCGTCGCGGTCTACTTCGGCAGCGCGAATCATGTGATCCTGCCGGCGCTGTTCCGGGATCTCGCCATCGAGACGCTGCCCCAGCCGATGCTGCCCGCGTGGGTGGCCCTCAATGTCGCTCCCCGGCCCGATGGCATCATGACCGGCCACACACGGGGCCTGGACATGCTGGGCCTGATGGACGTGGAGATCGTCGCGTCGCGCGAGTCCGCGGAGGACACCTTCGGCCGGATCATCAACACGTCGATCTACCAACTCGAGAACGGTCCCGTCATCGGCGACGGCCACAGCATCGGCGAGACGGACGAGGTGGAGGTGGTGGTCCGCCACGCACCGTCGCAGGTGGAAACCGACAAGATCGTGCTGTCGCTGGAATTTCCCGGCCAGGAGTTCCCGGTCTTCGAGCCGCCGGTCGACGACGACGCCCCCGTCGAGGAGCCGAAGAAGCGTCGCTGGTTCAAGAGGAAGCGCTAA
- a CDS encoding tyrosine-type recombinase/integrase: MATISKYDTKAGSRYEVRYRLPNGQTTRKRGFTTKRDATAFMHSTEVSKSTGGFVQSSAGRVTVGTLAESWKKSLDAKAAKTKRNRLSVYSHDVEPRWSSTPVGKIKRSHVEAWVSEMIGADRSAVMVEAALGVLRQILALGVADGNLATNPAADVSAPKRLHRARGYLSHAQVDELATEAGDRGRDLVLFLAYTGLRIGEAAGLQAQDVDLARRKITVERAVTEAGSARYKAPKTHERRTVPYPEFLDEVMADHVRGKGREDPVFTSERGTVVTPSNWRYRTLAPAVEAVVERNVKTRAKEAALTGHATTPEFPTVTTHDLRHSAASLAISAGANVKAVQRMLGHAKASMTLDTYADLFEDDLEAVATRLASQRAAELERVQTVSTDTGEALSD; this comes from the coding sequence ATGGCAACGATCAGTAAGTACGACACCAAGGCCGGATCTCGGTATGAGGTCCGCTACCGGCTCCCCAACGGCCAGACCACGCGTAAGCGCGGGTTCACCACCAAGCGGGACGCCACCGCGTTCATGCACTCCACCGAGGTGTCCAAGTCCACTGGTGGATTCGTCCAGTCGTCGGCGGGCCGGGTCACGGTCGGCACACTGGCCGAGTCGTGGAAGAAGTCCCTGGACGCCAAGGCCGCCAAGACCAAGAGGAACCGTCTCTCGGTGTACTCCCACGACGTGGAGCCGCGGTGGTCCTCCACGCCGGTGGGCAAGATCAAGCGGAGCCACGTGGAGGCCTGGGTCTCCGAGATGATCGGCGCGGACCGCTCGGCGGTCATGGTGGAGGCGGCCCTCGGCGTCCTCCGGCAGATCTTGGCCTTGGGCGTGGCGGACGGGAACCTGGCGACCAACCCAGCGGCCGACGTGTCGGCCCCCAAGCGGCTCCACCGGGCGCGCGGGTACCTCTCCCACGCCCAGGTGGACGAACTGGCCACCGAGGCCGGGGACCGCGGCCGAGATCTCGTCCTGTTCCTGGCGTACACAGGCCTCCGGATCGGTGAGGCGGCCGGACTCCAGGCCCAGGACGTGGACCTGGCGCGGCGGAAGATCACCGTGGAGCGGGCGGTCACCGAGGCCGGATCGGCGCGGTACAAGGCCCCCAAGACCCACGAGCGGCGGACAGTCCCCTATCCGGAGTTCCTGGACGAGGTGATGGCCGACCATGTCCGCGGTAAGGGGCGGGAGGATCCGGTGTTCACCTCGGAGCGCGGGACGGTGGTCACGCCGTCGAACTGGCGCTACCGGACCCTGGCCCCGGCGGTGGAGGCCGTCGTGGAGCGGAACGTCAAGACCCGGGCCAAGGAGGCGGCCCTCACCGGCCACGCCACCACGCCGGAGTTCCCCACCGTCACTACCCATGACCTACGCCATTCGGCCGCGTCCTTGGCGATCTCGGCCGGGGCGAACGTCAAGGCGGTCCAGCGGATGCTCGGCCACGCCAAGGCGTCGATGACGCTGGACACGTACGCCGACCTATTCGAGGACGACCTGGAGGCCGTGGCCACGCGGCTGGCCTCCCAGAGGGCCGCGGAACTAGAGCGTGTCCAAACCGTGTCCACGGATACAGGAGAGGCCCTCTCCGATTGA